A portion of the Fusobacterium nucleatum genome contains these proteins:
- the hemA gene encoding glutamyl-tRNA reductase — protein sequence MLDLENIIVIGVSHENLSLLERENFMRTRPKYIIERLYTEKKINAYINLSTCLRTEFYIELNSNIKAKEIKNLFSVDMIVKSRVEAIEYLFKVGCGFYSVIKGEDQILAQVKGAYAEALENEHSSKFLNIIFNKSIELGKKFRTKSMIAHNALSLEAISLKFIKSKFPNIEDKNIFILGIGELAQDILTLLTKEQLKNIYIANRTYHKAEQIKKEFDIVNIVDYREKYPKMIEADVIISATSAPHIVVEYDKFVAQMKENKDYLFIDLAVPRDVDERLANFKNIEIYNLDDIWEVYHLNSMNRDKLLEDYSYLIDEQMEKLIKTLNYYK from the coding sequence ATGTTAGATTTAGAAAATATTATCGTAATTGGAGTTTCTCATGAAAATTTATCTTTACTTGAAAGAGAAAATTTTATGAGAACAAGACCAAAGTATATTATTGAAAGATTATATACAGAAAAAAAAATAAATGCCTATATAAATTTATCAACTTGCCTTAGAACAGAATTCTATATTGAATTAAATTCAAATATAAAGGCAAAAGAGATAAAAAATTTATTTTCAGTTGATATGATTGTAAAAAGTAGAGTAGAAGCTATTGAATATTTATTTAAAGTAGGTTGTGGATTTTATTCAGTGATAAAAGGTGAAGATCAAATTTTAGCTCAAGTTAAAGGAGCTTATGCTGAAGCTCTTGAAAATGAACATAGCTCAAAATTTTTAAATATTATTTTTAATAAGTCAATAGAATTAGGTAAAAAATTTAGAACAAAATCTATGATAGCTCATAATGCACTGTCATTAGAAGCAATATCTTTAAAATTTATAAAATCTAAATTTCCTAATATAGAAGATAAAAATATTTTCATTTTAGGTATTGGAGAACTTGCACAGGATATTTTAACTTTACTAACAAAAGAACAATTAAAAAATATTTATATTGCAAATAGAACTTATCATAAGGCAGAACAGATTAAAAAGGAGTTTGATATAGTAAATATTGTTGATTACAGAGAAAAATACCCAAAAATGATTGAAGCTGATGTAATCATATCTGCTACTTCAGCTCCACATATAGTTGTTGAATATGATAAATTTGTAGCACAAATGAAAGAAAATAAAGACTATCTTTTTATTGATTTAGCAGTTCCAAGAGATGTTGATGAAAGACTTGCTAATTTTAAAAATATAGAAATTTATAATTTAGATGATATTTGGGAAGTATATCATTTAAATTCTATGAATAGAGATAAACTTTTAGAGGATTATTCATATTTAATTGATGAACAAATGGAAAAATTAATAAAAACTTTAAATTATTATAAATAA
- a CDS encoding methyltransferase domain-containing protein encodes MKKFIINNYLEDIRKKIPAYDLMLEIIFNSILKVKTDISQIKNILAIGGQSFEAKNLSKIYNNSKITIVEPSEIMLNIVKNECKDLKNLEYICDKFENYKNNKNFQLCLCLLVLQFVENPRSFLEKIYNSLDKNSLFIISIFSNKQLAYWKEFALSRGAKKEQVEKTFNNQSEIMNVLSPDYTETLLKGIGFLKVEKICEILSVDMWIAEK; translated from the coding sequence ATGAAAAAATTTATAATTAATAATTACTTAGAAGATATAAGAAAGAAAATTCCTGCTTATGATTTAATGCTTGAGATAATATTTAATTCTATTTTAAAAGTAAAAACAGATATTTCACAAATAAAAAATATTTTAGCAATTGGTGGACAAAGTTTTGAAGCTAAAAACTTATCAAAAATTTATAATAACTCAAAAATAACGATAGTAGAACCAAGTGAAATTATGCTAAATATAGTAAAAAATGAATGCAAAGATTTAAAAAATTTAGAATACATCTGTGATAAATTTGAAAATTATAAAAACAACAAAAATTTTCAATTGTGTTTATGTCTTTTAGTGTTACAATTTGTTGAAAACCCTAGAAGTTTTTTAGAAAAAATCTATAATAGTCTTGATAAAAATAGTTTATTTATAATAAGTATATTTTCTAACAAACAATTAGCTTACTGGAAAGAATTTGCACTATCAAGAGGAGCTAAAAAAGAACAAGTTGAAAAAACATTTAACAATCAATCTGAAATAATGAATGTTTTATCCCCAGATTATACTGAAACTTTATTAAAAGGAATTGGCTTTTTAAAAGTAGAAAAAATTTGTGAAATACTTTCAGTTGATATGTGGATTGCAGAAAAATAA
- the truB gene encoding tRNA pseudouridine(55) synthase TruB → MEGIIVINKPKGITSFDVIRKLKKFLKTKKIGHTGTLDPLAIGVMLVCVGKATKLASDLEAKDKVYIADFDIGYATDTYDIEGKKIAENIIEVSKENLEQSLKKFIGNIKQVPPMYSAIKIDGNKLYHLARKGIEVERPERDITIEYINLLDFKDNKAKIETKVSKGCYIRSLIYDIGQDLGTYATMTALQRKQVGEYSLENSYSLEQIEEMTLNNNFKFLKTIEEIFSYDKYNLQTEKEFILYKNGNTVKIKENLENKKYRIYFQDEFIGLANIENNNLLKGYKYY, encoded by the coding sequence TTGGAAGGAATAATAGTTATAAACAAACCAAAAGGGATAACTTCCTTTGATGTTATAAGAAAACTTAAAAAATTTTTAAAAACTAAAAAAATAGGACATACTGGAACTCTTGACCCATTAGCAATAGGAGTTATGCTTGTGTGTGTTGGGAAAGCTACTAAACTCGCTTCGGACTTAGAAGCTAAGGATAAAGTATATATAGCAGACTTTGATATAGGCTATGCAACAGATACCTATGATATTGAAGGAAAAAAGATAGCTGAAAATATTATTGAAGTTTCAAAAGAAAATTTAGAACAATCTTTAAAAAAATTTATAGGAAATATAAAACAAGTTCCTCCAATGTATTCTGCTATCAAAATTGATGGAAATAAACTTTATCATTTAGCAAGAAAAGGAATTGAAGTTGAAAGACCTGAAAGAGATATTACTATTGAATATATTAATCTTTTAGATTTTAAAGATAATAAAGCTAAAATAGAAACAAAAGTTTCAAAAGGTTGCTATATAAGAAGTTTAATCTATGATATAGGACAAGATTTAGGAACTTATGCAACCATGACAGCACTTCAAAGAAAACAGGTTGGAGAATATTCCTTAGAAAATTCATACAGCTTAGAACAGATTGAAGAAATGACTTTAAATAATAATTTTAAATTCTTAAAAACTATTGAAGAAATTTTTTCTTATGACAAATATAATTTACAAACTGAAAAAGAATTTATTTTATATAAAAATGGTAATACTGTAAAAATAAAAGAAAATTTAGAAAATAAAAAATATAGAATTTATTTTCAAGATGAGTTTATAGGATTAGCAAATATAGAAAATAATAATTTGTTAAAAGGATATAAATATTATTAA
- a CDS encoding GyrI-like domain-containing protein, giving the protein MPYRLKAVTIRTNNSEESIRKIAELWEDLLTGKLPLLSDGIVPISQYSNYESNEKGDYDISIVGVEHNFFEDIEKEVEKGLYKKYEAVDENGSVELCTKKAWENVWNDTHSGILKRAFTIDYESSVSAEFSKDGKAHCYLYIAVK; this is encoded by the coding sequence ATGCCATATAGACTAAAAGCAGTAACAATTCGTACAAACAATAGTGAAGAAAGTATTAGAAAAATAGCAGAATTATGGGAAGATCTCTTAACTGGGAAATTACCTCTTTTATCTGATGGAATAGTACCTATTTCACAATATAGTAATTATGAAAGTAATGAAAAAGGAGATTATGATATTAGCATAGTAGGAGTAGAGCATAATTTCTTTGAAGATATAGAAAAAGAAGTTGAAAAAGGTTTATATAAAAAATATGAAGCTGTTGATGAAAATGGCAGTGTAGAACTTTGTACAAAAAAAGCTTGGGAAAATGTTTGGAATGATACTCATTCTGGAATATTAAAAAGAGCTTTTACAATAGATTATGAAAGTTCTGTTTCAGCAGAATTTTCAAAAGATGGAAAAGCACATTGTTATTTGTATATAGCAGTGAAATAA
- a CDS encoding DUF1353 domain-containing protein produces the protein MEINRLNTSPIDDKYWEVLEEYSYETSKGLVVVPKGFRTDYASVPKIFRNIINTYGKHGRAAVVHDWLYSSQCKIDITRAEADKIFLEIMVEWNVKKYKRLLMYYLVRMFGGSHFRKGD, from the coding sequence ATGGAAATAAATAGACTAAATACAAGCCCAATAGATGATAAATATTGGGAAGTTTTAGAAGAATACTCCTATGAAACATCAAAAGGACTTGTAGTTGTTCCAAAAGGTTTTAGAACAGATTATGCCTCTGTGCCTAAGATTTTTAGAAATATTATAAACACTTATGGCAAACATGGGAGAGCAGCTGTTGTACATGATTGGTTGTATTCAAGTCAATGTAAAATTGATATTACAAGAGCAGAAGCTGATAAAATATTCTTAGAAATTATGGTAGAATGGAATGTCAAAAAGTATAAAAGACTTTTAATGTATTATTTGGTTAGAATGTTTGGGGGAAGTCATTTTAGAAAAGGAGATTAA
- the cobA gene encoding uroporphyrinogen-III C-methyltransferase yields MKKGKAYIIGAGPGDFELLTIKAKRIIENADCIIYDRLISDDVLKLAKKDAELIYLGKGNTEGGLIQDEINQTLVNKCLDGKNVARVKGGDPFVFGRGGEEIEALFKNEIEFEVIPGITSSISVPAYAGIPVTHRGLARSFHIFTGHTMENGKWHNFENIAKLEGTLIFLMGVKNLDLIVNDLIKYGKDSKTPVAIIEKGATKNQRVTVGNLENILGLVEKNKITPPAITIIGEVVNLRETFKWFETENLAKKILVTRDKKQAVEMSENISKRGGIPVELPFIEIENLKIDLKDLEKYKAILFNSPNGVKAFFENIKDIRCLANIKIGAVGVKTKEILEKYKIVPDFVPNEYLVDKLAEEVVKYTNENDNILIVTSDISPCDTDKYNSLYKRNYEKVVAYNTKKLKVDREKVLETLKDIDIITFLSSSTVEAFYENLDGDFFILGDKKIASIGPMTSETIKKLGMKVDYEAEKYTADGLLDVIFK; encoded by the coding sequence ATGAAAAAAGGAAAAGCATACATAATTGGAGCAGGGCCAGGAGACTTTGAACTATTAACTATAAAAGCAAAAAGAATAATTGAAAATGCAGATTGCATTATATATGATAGATTAATTAGTGATGATGTATTGAAACTTGCTAAAAAGGATGCAGAGCTTATATATCTTGGAAAAGGAAATACTGAGGGTGGTTTAATTCAAGATGAAATAAATCAAACTCTTGTAAATAAATGTCTTGACGGAAAAAATGTTGCTAGAGTAAAAGGTGGAGACCCTTTTGTCTTTGGTAGAGGTGGAGAAGAAATTGAAGCCTTATTTAAAAATGAAATAGAATTTGAAGTTATCCCAGGGATAACTTCTTCTATATCTGTACCAGCCTATGCAGGAATACCTGTAACACATAGAGGACTTGCAAGGTCTTTTCATATTTTTACAGGGCATACTATGGAAAATGGAAAGTGGCATAATTTTGAAAATATTGCAAAATTAGAGGGAACTTTAATTTTTTTAATGGGAGTTAAAAATTTAGATTTAATAGTCAACGATTTAATTAAATATGGTAAAGATAGTAAAACTCCTGTTGCCATTATAGAAAAAGGTGCAACTAAAAATCAAAGAGTAACAGTTGGAAATTTAGAAAATATTTTAGGACTTGTTGAAAAAAATAAAATAACTCCACCTGCCATAACTATAATTGGAGAAGTAGTTAATTTAAGAGAAACTTTTAAATGGTTTGAAACTGAAAATCTTGCAAAAAAAATATTAGTAACAAGAGATAAAAAACAAGCTGTTGAAATGTCTGAAAATATTTCTAAAAGGGGAGGAATTCCTGTTGAATTACCTTTTATAGAAATAGAAAATTTAAAGATTGATTTAAAAGATTTAGAAAAGTATAAGGCTATTTTATTTAATTCACCTAATGGAGTTAAAGCATTCTTTGAAAATATAAAAGACATAAGATGTTTAGCAAATATAAAAATTGGAGCTGTTGGAGTTAAAACTAAGGAAATTTTAGAAAAATATAAAATAGTTCCAGATTTTGTTCCTAATGAATATTTAGTAGATAAATTAGCAGAAGAAGTGGTGAAATACACAAATGAAAATGATAATATTTTAATAGTTACTTCTGATATTTCTCCTTGTGATACAGATAAATATAATTCTTTATATAAAAGAAATTATGAAAAAGTTGTAGCTTATAATACAAAAAAATTAAAAGTTGATAGAGAGAAAGTTCTTGAAACTTTAAAAGATATAGATATTATAACTTTTTTAAGTTCATCAACAGTGGAAGCATTTTATGAAAATTTAGATGGAGATTTCTTTATTTTAGGAGATAAAAAAATTGCCTCTATTGGACCTATGACAAGTGAAACTATAAAAAAATTAGGAATGAAAGTTGATTATGAAGCTGAAAAATATACAGCTGATGGTCTGCTTGATGTAATTTTTAAATAA
- a CDS encoding KilA-N domain-containing protein, with the protein MLFVYSSEIKYWEGYLKEAGSNAFTLSPLKWISTTNAVGLFVRLGRGGGTFAHKDIAFKFASWLSAEFELYIIKDYQRLKDDENSKLSLNWNLNREISKINYKIHTDAIKTYLLGNLTKEQLSYKYASEADMLNVALFNKRAKEWKEENPKLKVNI; encoded by the coding sequence TTGTTATTTGTATATAGCAGTGAAATAAAATATTGGGAGGGGTATTTAAAAGAAGCTGGAAGTAATGCTTTTACCCTTTCACCATTAAAATGGATAAGTACTACAAATGCAGTTGGACTATTTGTAAGGTTAGGCAGAGGTGGAGGGACTTTTGCACATAAAGATATTGCATTTAAGTTTGCTTCTTGGCTTTCAGCAGAATTTGAACTTTATATTATAAAAGATTATCAAAGATTAAAAGATGATGAAAACTCTAAATTATCTCTTAATTGGAACTTAAATAGAGAAATTTCAAAAATTAATTATAAAATTCACACAGATGCAATTAAAACATATTTATTAGGAAATTTGACAAAAGAACAGCTATCATATAAATATGCAAGTGAAGCAGATATGTTAAATGTTGCATTATTCAATAAAAGAGCAAAAGAATGGAAAGAAGAAAATCCAAAATTAAAAGTAAATATATAA
- a CDS encoding toxin-antitoxin system YwqK family antitoxin, whose protein sequence is MRKNFILTILMFLFINILSIAVENPTSISDSTGLVDPNFQEALKDYKPNLENIDKMFNYIEKNIKEKGRAVFYSKLEKEKNEVIVVDENNNIIYTEKIPEKLAEQTPYFEVKQIYQLKNGKTLSHSEMDTEMLGKKVKIKSEFLMKKKMNKKDAIKSLNLIGDLNNTAKNFYSDTEYLKSEMYDENNNLILTMNYKNNKMIVDQQIEGNKVKMINYFDSSNPMSGKLETYINGNLVSIMQIKNSIPEGEAKMFYPSGKLLSIFNVKNGRPEGVIKTYYENGKIMTTINFKNGVQDGEAIAYDENGNVVEKILYKNGKIVR, encoded by the coding sequence ATGAGAAAAAATTTTATTTTAACTATATTAATGTTTTTATTTATTAATATTTTAAGTATTGCAGTAGAAAATCCTACTAGCATATCTGATAGTACAGGTTTAGTTGATCCTAATTTTCAAGAAGCATTAAAAGACTATAAGCCAAACCTTGAAAATATTGATAAAATGTTTAACTATATAGAAAAAAATATAAAAGAAAAGGGAAGAGCAGTTTTTTATTCAAAGTTAGAAAAAGAAAAAAATGAAGTAATTGTTGTTGATGAAAATAATAATATTATTTATACTGAAAAAATTCCAGAAAAATTAGCAGAACAAACACCTTATTTTGAAGTAAAACAAATATATCAATTAAAAAATGGAAAAACTTTAAGCCATTCGGAAATGGATACAGAGATGCTTGGAAAAAAAGTTAAAATAAAATCTGAATTTTTAATGAAGAAAAAAATGAATAAAAAAGATGCAATAAAAAGTTTAAATTTAATAGGTGATTTAAATAATACAGCCAAAAATTTTTATTCAGATACTGAATATTTAAAATCAGAAATGTATGATGAAAATAATAATTTAATTTTAACAATGAACTATAAAAATAATAAAATGATAGTGGATCAACAAATAGAAGGAAATAAAGTTAAAATGATTAATTATTTTGATAGTTCTAATCCTATGAGTGGAAAATTAGAAACATATATAAATGGGAACTTAGTTAGTATTATGCAAATAAAAAATTCTATTCCTGAGGGGGAAGCTAAAATGTTTTATCCTAGTGGTAAATTACTATCTATATTCAATGTAAAAAATGGTAGACCAGAAGGTGTCATAAAAACATATTATGAAAATGGAAAGATAATGACAACTATAAATTTTAAAAATGGTGTTCAAGACGGAGAGGCTATTGCATATGATGAAAATGGAAATGTTGTAGAAAAAATTTTATATAAGAATGGAAAAATAGTAAGATAA
- a CDS encoding AfsR/SARP family transcriptional regulator — protein sequence MLDIKFLGKIKIEYDGVDITDKFGAKTKALLSLLILNKDKPLNREKIILYLWPDSSEDSGKFNLRFNLWQLKNIIGLDENGNKFLHTGRSHCGINVNYKYNCDIIDIKTFNLKENVTIKKLEELRKKFSGEFFEGFYFKNCNDFNESIILERGYFEEQKIKILLKLVSLYEIEQNFEKCSEILKELINIEPYDEEIALRILEIYEKNGKRSSAILFYEDFKKKFMTFLGIQPSEELEKKYLEIKSKDISKEKIDNKNKVTFKNKNELLLETHCVGEIEYYWTNNLLDKILENINISNYLNEKEIKDLGYININLFTDALLLIPPKVRIINILLKLLEKLTTEYNLIVKIIQIEKIDYISKIFLEEIERREFITIKE from the coding sequence ATGTTAGATATAAAATTTCTTGGAAAAATAAAAATAGAGTATGATGGAGTAGACATAACAGATAAATTTGGTGCTAAAACAAAAGCACTTTTAAGTTTATTAATATTAAATAAAGATAAGCCATTGAATAGAGAAAAAATTATTTTGTATCTTTGGCCAGATAGCTCTGAAGATTCTGGGAAATTTAATCTTCGCTTTAACCTATGGCAGCTTAAAAATATAATAGGTTTAGATGAAAATGGTAATAAATTTTTACATACTGGAAGAAGCCATTGTGGGATAAATGTAAACTACAAATATAATTGTGACATTATAGATATAAAAACATTTAATTTAAAAGAAAATGTAACTATTAAAAAATTAGAAGAATTAAGAAAAAAATTTAGTGGTGAATTTTTTGAAGGTTTTTATTTTAAAAACTGTAATGACTTTAATGAAAGTATAATTTTAGAAAGAGGTTATTTTGAAGAACAAAAAATAAAAATCTTATTAAAATTAGTTTCTTTATATGAAATAGAACAAAATTTTGAAAAATGCAGTGAAATTCTAAAAGAATTAATAAACATAGAACCTTATGATGAAGAAATTGCCCTAAGAATACTAGAAATTTATGAAAAAAACGGAAAAAGAAGTTCAGCAATCCTGTTCTATGAAGACTTCAAAAAAAAATTTATGACATTTTTAGGGATACAACCATCTGAAGAATTAGAAAAAAAGTATTTAGAGATAAAATCTAAAGATATTTCAAAAGAAAAAATTGATAATAAAAATAAGGTAACATTTAAAAATAAAAATGAATTACTATTGGAAACTCATTGTGTTGGAGAAATTGAGTACTATTGGACAAATAATCTTTTAGATAAAATTTTAGAAAATATAAATATCAGTAACTATTTAAATGAAAAAGAAATAAAAGACTTAGGATATATAAATATCAATCTTTTTACTGATGCATTGTTATTAATTCCCCCCAAAGTTAGAATTATAAATATTCTATTAAAATTATTAGAAAAATTAACAACTGAATATAATTTAATAGTAAAAATTATTCAAATAGAGAAAATAGATTACATTTCTAAAATATTTTTAGAAGAAATTGAAAGACGGGAATTTATTACAATTAAAGAGTAA
- a CDS encoding CPBP family intramembrane glutamic endopeptidase: protein MTNKFQSYVDNIEEKNKFKLLLLPILVVTFIIVLNQFLILILIPIFNDSLKEILSFTGTSNLVDEAFCLFLSIFLITKISKLKAEQLGFSKDNIASSYLKGALFGILQISTVFFIIFALKAIDVYYVGNINVLLLIKVFIIFIFQGLFEEILFRGYLMPMFSKVIGIKFTIILLSFLFTCIHLINPNLDIIGLANVFLAGVTFSLIYYYTGNLWIVGAMHTLWNFILGFIVGSQISGIVTYHSVFFSIPVENKDLISGGVFGFEASIVTTIVELAISLFVIYLIKKEKNKINF from the coding sequence ATGACAAACAAATTTCAAAGTTATGTAGACAATATAGAAGAAAAAAATAAATTCAAACTATTATTATTACCGATTTTAGTAGTTACTTTTATAATAGTTTTAAATCAATTTTTAATACTTATTTTAATTCCTATTTTTAATGATAGTTTGAAAGAGATTTTATCTTTTACTGGAACTTCAAATTTAGTGGATGAAGCTTTCTGTCTATTTTTGTCTATATTTTTAATTACAAAAATCTCAAAATTAAAAGCTGAACAATTAGGCTTTTCAAAAGATAATATAGCTTCCTCATATTTAAAGGGAGCTTTATTTGGAATCTTACAAATATCTACTGTTTTCTTTATAATATTTGCTTTGAAAGCAATTGATGTTTATTATGTGGGAAATATTAATGTTTTACTATTAATAAAGGTATTTATAATTTTCATTTTTCAAGGCTTATTTGAAGAAATTTTATTTAGAGGCTATTTAATGCCAATGTTTTCAAAAGTTATAGGAATAAAATTTACAATAATATTATTATCATTTCTATTTACTTGTATTCATTTAATTAATCCTAACTTAGATATAATTGGCTTAGCAAATGTATTTTTAGCAGGAGTTACATTTAGTTTAATATATTATTATACAGGAAATTTGTGGATAGTAGGTGCTATGCATACTCTTTGGAATTTTATTTTAGGTTTTATAGTTGGTTCACAAATAAGTGGAATAGTTACATATCACTCTGTGTTTTTTTCAATACCAGTTGAAAATAAAGACTTAATAAGTGGAGGAGTATTTGGTTTTGAGGCTAGTATAGTTACAACAATAGTTGAATTAGCCATAAGTCTATTTGTAATTTATTTAATAAAAAAAGAAAAGAATAAAATAAATTTTTAG
- the hemC gene encoding hydroxymethylbilane synthase, with amino-acid sequence MKKNIIIGSRGSILALAQANLVKDRLQGNYPNLSFEIKEIVTSGDKDLKSNWENSDISLKSFFTKEIEQELLDGEIDIAVHSMKDMPAVSAKSLICGAIPDREDPRDVLVSKNGLLVTLPQGAKVGTSSLRRAMNLKTVRPDFEIKHLRGNIHTRLKKLETEDYDAIVLAAAGLKRTGLADKITEYLNGEVFPPAPAQGVLYIQCRENDEEIKEILKSIHNEAIAKIVEIEREFSKIFDGGCHTPMGCYSQVNGDKIKFTAVYLDEGKQIRAVVEDDLAKGKEIAYMAAEEIKNKIVK; translated from the coding sequence ATGAAAAAAAATATTATCATTGGAAGTAGAGGAAGCATACTAGCATTAGCACAAGCAAATCTTGTAAAAGATAGATTACAAGGAAATTATCCTAATTTAAGTTTTGAGATAAAAGAAATAGTTACAAGTGGAGATAAAGATTTAAAATCAAATTGGGAAAATAGTGATATTTCTTTAAAAAGCTTTTTTACTAAAGAAATTGAACAAGAATTATTAGATGGAGAAATAGATATTGCAGTTCATTCTATGAAAGATATGCCTGCTGTATCAGCTAAGAGTTTAATTTGTGGAGCAATTCCAGACAGAGAAGATCCAAGGGATGTATTAGTATCAAAAAATGGACTTTTAGTTACTTTACCTCAAGGAGCTAAAGTTGGTACAAGTTCACTAAGAAGAGCAATGAATTTAAAAACAGTGAGACCTGATTTTGAAATTAAACATTTAAGAGGGAATATACATACAAGACTTAAAAAATTAGAAACAGAAGACTATGATGCAATAGTTTTAGCTGCTGCTGGACTTAAAAGAACAGGTTTAGCAGATAAAATAACTGAATATCTAAATGGAGAAGTATTTCCACCTGCACCTGCACAAGGCGTTCTATACATTCAATGTAGAGAAAACGACGAAGAAATAAAAGAGATTTTAAAATCTATCCATAATGAAGCTATTGCAAAGATTGTTGAGATAGAAAGAGAATTTTCTAAAATATTTGATGGTGGCTGTCATACTCCTATGGGGTGCTATTCTCAAGTAAATGGAGATAAAATAAAATTTACTGCTGTTTATTTAGATGAAGGAAAACAAATAAGAGCTGTTGTTGAAGATGATTTAGCAAAGGGGAAAGAAATTGCATATATGGCAGCAGAAGAAATTAAGAATAAAATAGTTAAATAA